From one Lolium rigidum isolate FL_2022 chromosome 4, APGP_CSIRO_Lrig_0.1, whole genome shotgun sequence genomic stretch:
- the LOC124647691 gene encoding uncharacterized protein LOC124647691: protein MTNPPCVPEDSSEDGRSAARASPPPLPSTRPLQSSAEGSSEPNPHRGQTNDAGNTDEQNIGEDGQSIGDGSVLVPPYIYSDDSDDDEDPFLTDSYGNLTTWRLSDMEAAFEKHLEEEASKPKVEEKKLSKEAEILKRDDDRKKKFMEYALQKYNDEDDLSGEMRFVFGEIKGEVYVIEDGLKFYEHFNFTAKQAGSTVLFFAEVVPSGDTCDVLCCKPLDSDDNGHCLSCEDQNYVTLRHPADEALYVGGHEDCQFPFILESSSEDDSD, encoded by the exons ATGACAAATCCACCATGTGTGCCGGAAGATTCATCTGAAGATGGTCGATCTGCAGCACGAGCATCTCCTCCTCCCCTTCCCTCGACCAGGCCACTCCAATCGTCCGCGGAGGGCTCCTCTGAGCCGAATCCGCACCGCGGCCAAAC GAATGATGCCGGTAACACTGATGAACAAAATATTGGTGAAGATGGGCAAAGCATTGGTGATGGCTCTGTGCTCGTTCCTCCATACAT TTATAGTGATGATAGTGATGACGATGAGGATCCTTTCCTTACCGATAGCTATGGAAATTTAACAACTTGGAGATTGAGTGACATGGAGGCAGCATTCGAGAAACATCTTGAAGAAGAAGCAAGTAAACCAAAGGTGGAAGAAAAAAAATTATCCAAAGAAGCAGAAATATTAAAGCGTGACGATGATCGTAAGAAGAAGTTCATGGAGTATGCTTTGCAGAAGTATAATGATGAAGACGATCTTTCCGGG GAGATGCGCTTTGTGTTTGGTGAAATCAAAGGAGAAGTTTACGTCATTGAAGATGGCCTGAAATTCTATGAACATTTCAACTTCACAGCTAAGCAGGCTGGTTCCACGGTTTTATTTTTCGCTGAAGTGGTCCCAAGCGGAGACACTTGTGATGTTCTCTGCTGCAAGCCTTTGGATTCTGATGACAATG gACACTGCCTTAGCTGTGAGGATCAGAATTATGTGACCTTGAGGCATCCAGCTGATGAGGCTCTGTATGTTGGAGGTCATGAGGATTGCCAGTTCCCGTTTATTTTGGAGAGTAGCAGTGAG GATGACTCCGATTGA